The window TTTACCCCCAGTTGGTGATGCAAAGAGAGGGAAGGTCTTCATTGTTGGGGGAGCAGATCCAAACAGGAGCTTCTCCGATGTGCACACCATGGATCTGGGTAAGATCAGGGGCTGCAGAGTATGTGCCCTATGGCCAGAGGTCAGGCCTTTGGGCTGCCAGCCATGACTGGAGCATTACCAAGAGGGGGTTCAGACCAGACATGATTTTCCTCTAAGTAAATGAACATTACTGACACGTCCCTAAGATCTCAGTAGACTTCCTGGCATTCATACACCTGACAACACCTCCTTGTTTTGAGGGAAAGAGCCTTTTTATGACCAGCTATCTCTGACTATCCaaccattcattcatcaaatatttttctgtttgaagACATCGATGACTCCCACTTCTCCCTCATCATCATGTCCAGTTAATTATCAAGTCTTAAATATCTCATCTTCATCCATGTCTGTCTGCTTCCACTATTACGACCATAGTCCAAACCACTATTAGCTGTCACTAGACTATCACAATAGCCTCCTCATTGAGCTCCTTGCCTCCAAGTTTACTCACTGCTCCCCACCCCAAGAGTCAATTTTACATACCTAACCAGAGGGTATTATCCAAAATACAAATCAGACTATGTAAACCCCTTGTTTTATGTCTTTTCATCATTTATTGACTCTCCCTGACTCACATTTGCTATATTGGATATCCTTTTGTTCCTTGAATGCACCTTGAACTCTGGCCTCCAGGCTTTTGCACATACTGTTCCCTCTGCTTTGAAGGCTCTTCCCTTTCCTTAAATCTGGTTGCTATTCATATTTCAGATCCCAAACTAAATAGCAATTCAATGGGAAAGCTTTCCTTTGATACTGCCGAGGTATTTAGGCACCTCTCTGTATATATCCAAAGTGCCCTATACTTTCCCACCTCTACCCACCTTCGAAAGTCTTATCACATGAGATAGTTTCTTGTCTGTCTTCCTCACAAGAGTATAAGCTCCTTGGAAACAGGGAACATGAGTATCTTTTTCATCATTGATTCCCTACAGTGCCAGGCACAAAGTAGGTATTAAGTATTTTGAcgaatgaatgagcaaataatTGATTACTATGTGCTATGTATCACAGCAGAAGTTGAAAACTGGAGACCCCATACATGTTTTTGTTAGGTACATATaccattgttattattttgatcTAATTTGTTTGCCAACCAAATGTGCAGGAGACTACATATAAAAATTGAAATGGCCTGGCTTCTCTTGATAATTTAGGAAGATCTGACATGAGTAGGCCTGCAAGTCTGCATGGCAACAATTATTTGGAGCGGAGTAGTGGCTGCTTCCCATCAACGGGGCTCTCGTTCTCCATTTTGCCACTGTCCCAGCTACTCTTGTAGAGGCATGTGAATTTCCTCCCTCTGCACTAAGAACTCAAAGGTGAATTAAATCTCTCCCAACCCCGAAGGAGCTCACTATCTAGTTTGGTTACATCTTTATTGCCACCTattacttgctttgtgaccctcACCAAACCGTCTAAACCtgctgagcctcagtgtcctatAAAATGAAGAATACATGCTTCATTTGGCAGTTGTAATGCTCTAACCAGATAATGCCTGTGAATGTGCTATGTAAATGCCTTACTGACTAAAATAACTAATAGGTTAAATATTGTTATTCTGGAAACTTCCTTTAGTCGGAGATCATTTCATGTAAGTAAAAGAAACCCTTAAAACAGCAGTAAAAGGGGTAATTTATAAAGATATAGGCAGAAAGTGTAGCCCAGCCTTAGGGGAGAGTGGAACTAGGAATTGAAAAGctccctcttccctctctttctctctggggTGGACCTGCTTCTTTATgcaaatgtttcatttttcttttctccatactTGGGCTTCCTCTGCTTCTCCACACATGGTAGAAGATGGCCAGGCAAATCCAGAGACCTGTTTGAATTCCAAATCCTTGGGAGGAAGGATGTGATTGGTCCTGTTTGGGTCAAGTGTCTGCCTCCTACCCAGTCGCCTAAGGCTAGAAACTCAAGGTGTTGTACAAACATATCTTCTAGGCTCTACCCTTGTGATCGTATAATGGGAGCAATTTCCATAGAAGATGGCTGATGAACTAGGCAAACAGCCTCCAAAGTATCTACTATAGAATTTTTTGGAGGTCACCACATTCCCTTTAATCGATTTGATGGTGTTCACATATGCTTTTGACCTTCTTTTCCTTACTACCATCCTAAGTTTGTCAACCAATGTAAGCAGTAGGTAGCACCAATGTAGGACTTGGGTGAAATGTTTTCTAGAAACACACCAGTGGAATTTAGCTACCTGGGAGGGCCTCTTACCTCGGTACGAACATGCCAGCTTCATTCCTTCGTGCACACCTGACAGCATCTGGGTGTTTGGAGGTGCTGACCAATCAGGAAATCGAAATTGTCTACAAGTCCTGCATCCAGGTGAGTAActaaagtttttttgttgtttttttaaaatttttttattaattttaaattaaaaaatatgacaacaaagaaacacaaacattcttaatatataatcattccgttctacatatataatcagtaattcacaatatcaacacatagttgcttattcatcatcatgtccatttcttagaacatttgcatcaattcagaaaaagaaataaaagataacataaaaagaaataaaatgaaaacagaaaaaaaaattatacataccataccccttacccttacctttcattgatcactagcatttcaaaatacatttattttaacatttgttccccttattgtttaattttatacGATATgtcctactcatctgttgacaaggtagataaaaggagcatcagacacaaggttctcacaatcacacagtcacattgtgaaagctatatcattatacagtcatcatcaagaaacatggctactggaacacagctctacactttcaggcagttccctccagcctctccattacatcttttttttttacgtgggcaggcaccgggaatcaaacccgggtcctcagtcttggcaggcaagcattcttacctgctgagccaccatggcccaccctccattacatcttgaatagcaaggtgatatctacttaatgcataagaataacctccagtatagcctctcgactctgtttggaatctctcagccattgacactttgtctcatttcactcttcccccttttggtcgagaaggttttctcaatcctttgatgctgagtctcagctcattctaggatttttctcaatcccttcatgctgagtctctgctcattctaggatttctgccccatgttgccaggaaggtccacactcctgggagtcatgtcctaaaggttttttatttcaaatacataaatattccAATTCCAAtgcctgtatgtttgaaacttatTTGAATTATACTGATTAAATCCATTTAACTTTGCTGACCTTACAGAAAATAGGAATTTTAACTTCTAGCAGAATCTGAAAATAAcagaattacattttttttctggtaacatGCACTGTTATCAATTCCTTCAATGCAAATGTTAGAGGGGACTTCAGAGGACGGCAATGCTAAGTGGGAATTTCAGGTCCAGATCCAGTGAAAAGAAATGACCTAAAGTCCCTAGGGAGCCCATGACCGAGCCAGAGGTCAGAGATGCTACTAACATTCTATGATGTACAGGATAAGGCCCCACGCCCTGCCCCCAATAAAGGATTATCTGCTCTGAAATATTAATTGTGGCAAGATTGAATAATCCTGACCTAGATCTTCCTACTATGTTTCTTTTAGCCAAGAAGTACAAGTTTCTTGGCTTATTTTACTGGCAATTTTATCATAGGGGAAGCAATTTGGAAACTTAGTAGTCACTATGAAAGTATGTTGCTGAACCATGTATGGGAGATGGGCTTgacttctcattttttaaaattttgcttttgtttttctctttataaaaataattattttataaagtaattattttcataaagaaaaatgatacgTGATCATTTTTACTGGCTGTGTAATATTCCTTTTTGTGATGATACCATAATTCCCTCATTGTTGGACCTTTCTTTCTTAAGTCTTCTTTAGGGTTCATgcccagaaataaaaagatcacaTAAAACACTGTGAATCTTTTTAAGGGTTTTAATACATGCCCCCAAATTGCTCTCtagaaagcaatttttttttcagtttatcctCTCTCCAGTGCTTGTTTCATTCTATGTTAACCAGCATTGAATTTGTTAATCACTTTGCTAGtttaataggcaaaaaaaaaaaaagtaaatagttacactttttttcctAGTTCTAGTTTGTTAATTATTAGtaacctggatttttttttttcacatcagtCATCTCTTACCCAGTTCTCTCTAGTAACAATATATTTGCATGACAGATGCTCAGAGTTCAGgcagtgaaattaattttatatgtcaagTGCTTAAACTTCTTTATAGCACTCAACTGTATCTTtttataagtttattttatttatgttttttaaatgtatcttgCCTGTATTATAATAATACAAGATACTATCCCTCGACTGGAATATAAGTGCTTTCAAGGCAAGGGTTTGTTCACTGTTGAAATAGACAAGGCACTCAGCCGACTGTGCTTGGCTAACCATGAAGccaggttttggtttttttttgtatagaagCAAGAGAGAATGTTGGTTAAGAGCTTTGCTACCCATTAACCATGACTTTAAGCAAGTGATTTAACTTCTGTATgactcagttttcttctctgtcaCATTGGGAAAATAATAATGCCTACTGTAAGTTTGGCAAGGATTTACGTTAACCCAATATCTCAATAGTTAATGCTCAATAATTGTTAGTTGTTGTGATCGATGTAGTTATGGCTGGGCAGGTAGAAATCCGTTCTGGGACCCTACCCTTTTGATTTTCATTGACAGcatccttttaaataaaatacaagcaAGTGAGAATTTGGACAGGTTCTGTCAAAAAATTGATTTTCCTCCTGATTTTTCTCACCTAGAAAGTATGATTTGACACCAAGCCCAAGCAAtaggaaaaatgtaaatgaatcattagttgcttttgtttttaaggcAAGTCTCAAATGGCTTAGGACTCCTTTGAAATGAATTGTGCTGGTATTTGACTTGGCAGCGATATAGTCCTAGGATCATCTTATCCTATGGGTTGTGTGCCTTCTAACTCCACATAAGATCCAAAAGCTCTCCAAAATCTGTAGCTGTAGAGACAATTATACTTTATTTTGGTTATAGGCAGAGACTTTTTTGGTCTCCAGGTGGATATTTGAGTCCTACACGTTTTATAAACTCTTCTTGTGGCACTTTGAATATTCAATGCAGACTTTCATAAAATAAGGTCTCAGGCAAAAAAATAATTCCTGATGTGCTGTGGTAGAGTGAATATGGGAACCTGAGAGATCTGAGTTCAAACCTCTGCTCTTATAGTCACCAACGCTGTGAACTGTGACAAGGGGTAAAGGATTTAaattttctgagcttcagttcccTCACCTGCAAAATAGGTGTACTCTCTACCTACTTCCAAGGGTTGCATGACAACAGTGAGGATGCGAAAGTTTTGATTCAGCATCGGAAGGTGCTTGATTAATGCATCTGTTTCTATAACTTTTTTAATGCTTCTTTCTTAAAACAAATAACCTTCTATAAACCCACCCAggtgttggaatttttttctcaggTCAGAAGTGTAGAAAATACATAGCTCTTGTTGTTATCAAAACAGAGTTTAAATCCTAGTTCATCCATTTGACTTAATCTACCTCtgcttcaatttccttatctgtaaaatggtgaaactaatatttattgagcacttattgtTTAGTAGAGATTATTATTGCTGCTATTAAAACTGTGATGACATTGTCTACTTTTCTCTTAATGGCCACAATGTCCTGGGAAATTTGGCACATTTGGTCTTAGGCATCCAGTAGGAATGAATTCTGGCAAATGCTGAACTCATCTGAATGGGCATTGAGGCAGGGTAGTCAGCAAAGTTGAAAAGGATTCAAATAGAATGCTTGAAGGCCTGTTGAAAACAAATGAAccgcattcttttttttttagtatttttattgataaacaacatataacacaaacattctttttttattcttatatctttttaaattttaaaaaatatataacaacaaacacaatcttaacatataatcattccattctacatatataatcagtaattcacaatattatcacatagttacatattcatcattatcatttcttagaacatttgcatcaattcagaaaaagaaataaaaagaaaaaagaaaaaaaaatcataccacaCCCCtaaccccaccctttcattgatcactagcacttcaatctactaaatttgctttaacatttgttctccctgttatttatttttattccgtatattgtactcgtctgttgataaggtagataaaaggagcatcagacacaaggttttcacaattacacagtcacactgtgaaagctttatcattatacagtcatcttccagaaacatacctactggagcacagctctacattttcaggcagttccctccagcctctccattacaccttaactaaaaaggtgatatctatataatgtgtaacaataacctccaggataacctctcgactctgtttggaatctcttagccactgacactttattttgtcacatttctctcgtCCCCCTTtcggtagagaaggttttctcaatcccttgatgctgagtcccagctcattctagaatttctgtcccacgtggcCAGGGAAGTCCATACCCCTAGGAATCATGGGATCTCATTCTTAATTGCAGCTGTGGCTTTTCAATCTTGGGGATTTTGATCTGTTTGAACAAATTTAAAGTGTCTCCCCAGTCCCTTCTTGTCTTTGGTGGGAATGAGATCCCTCGCAGGAACGGTGCTGACCCACTTGGGGATTGGGGTTTGGAGTTGACCCTGCCCAGCCCCAGAGAAGAGCTCAGGCCCCTCAGCCTGGATGTTTTAGGTGCATGCTTCTCTCTGCAACAGAAACCAGGACCTGGACCACGCCAGAGGTGACCAGCTCCCCACCATCTCCAAGAACATTCCACACATCATCAGCAGCCATTGGGAATCAGCTGTATGTCTTTGGAGGTGGAGAGAGAGGCTCCCAGCCCGTGCAGGATGTGAAACTGCATGTGTTTAACGCAAGTATGGACTGCCAGGCATCTCTGGGCTGCCCTATACCTGGTTGGGATCACCTCGGCCTGGAGCTTACCCAGTATAGGAAGCAGAGGTTAGAAAATTAAATCCTGGCTGAGTGACTTCTAGACTTCTTTGGTGTATTCCTTAGCTATTTCCCCCCAACACCaaatttcatgtttaaaaatggataaatgatcAATTAAAATTTGAGCATTACagtttataaagtaaaaaaattaaagtttctcCTTTAGCCTTTCTTTTCCACTCTCCAGACAGAGGTAAACACTGTTAACAGTTCCTACTATCTTCTTCCAGACTTTCCTATGTATTTATAAATCATacatgaatgtatatatatatacacattttctgTGAATTTTGAAATTATGTATACATTTAAGAAACGTATATACAGAATCAAATTGTAAATACTGTTCTACAGCTTACTTTTGAGGGGTAAAGTAGATATTAGTAGTTGAAAGCATGAACTTTGAGGCCACAGGCCCTAGACTCAGACCAGATCTGCTCCATACTTTCTGTGTTACCTTTGActagttacttaatctctctggacCTTAGTTTGCTGATCTGTAAAACTGAGATAATAATAATGTCTACCATAAAGAGTTGTAAAGATTATATGAGATAACGTGATCCAGTgcatagcacagtgcctggcacacaaagCCCTTAATAAATAGTacctgtattattattattattatttcatcattTAATCACACATCATGGATGTCATTCTGAGTCCAATTTCTAGGCAAAATATACCCTTCTGTGAGTGTACCTTATTCATTTGGCTACTTTCCTATGAATTGACTCCTTTCTGTCAGTGTTGCAGTAAACATCcatgtacatttctttctctttgcacaGGTTACAAACATTTATACGGAATAGATACtaaaaagtggaattactgggtcacgATGGTAGAAATGTTAAAATTGTGAAAACTCTTGCTAAATTGTTGTCCAAGGAAcctttgcatttctttctcttactgGCAGTCTTTTATGAATAATACTATTAAAAAACAGGTGACAAAAGtacttttcatttgtatttttgcaGTTAGGATGCAGCCTGTTTTGAAAAATTACAATAAGCaaaatttcaaactttcaaaGTAAAATTGGAAGAATGTCTTCAGTCTTCACAGTCTGACTCTTCTCTTTACAGAAAGAATGGGCTTTGTGAttcttttaaagcagtttttaaaatttaagtaatattggttttaaatataaaaaatataaggaaGAAGAAACTAAGTACATATTTATATGTGAATATGCTTACTCTGTGCACACATATATTATTACCCAAAAAGTAATATTAGCATCTTGGTGCATTTccagtctttttttattatagcagAGGTAATTCCTTATCTAATGTTTGCATTTTTCACTTAAGCATTTTCCCATGTAATCAGTCTTCACCAGTAGTTTTATTGaatgcatagtattccatcatggCTTTACCAATAAATCCACCATGCCTCTGTTGTTGAACACTTAGGCTATTTacaatttttctctattataaacAATGCCATGGTGAACATGTTTATGCACAAACCttttgagattattttaaattgtagTCCTTGCAATACTGGGGGCACATTGAGCAATCTGCAAGCATTCCATAATGGCCATTCAAAGATAAGTTGTTTAATAGACCTTTGTCTCAGACAGTTTTGCAGCATGCCTTTAAGACTTTTCTGGTATGTTGATTAATTGATTTTGTAGAATTTTGTATACATAACAACTTTGAAGATATGAAGTATTGCATATGGTAGAATATATTTGCACCATTAGGATAATGACAATATTAATAGGTCTCAAATATTGAGTCCTTTCTTTGTTCCTATGCTTttttatacattatctcatttaatttgcaCCTCAACCCTGAAAGGTAGGTATTGTCAGGTATTgtctttatctccattttaaagctggagaaactgaagcttagagaagtAATGGGCTCCAGATCACTCTGTCTTTTAGTGAGAAAAGCAAGTTTCAAATTCCAAAACCCATATTGTAACCTTTATCCTCTATTGCCACCTCAGGATAACCCTTTTTATGTAAATGTACTCTATATTCCCCCCACCTTTTCAACAAAACAATTAAGGATATCATGTTAGAAAGAAGACTCTGAACATTGACTCATTCTTTTTAACTCTGGGGCAGATCTAGGATGAAGCTtatgaaggattttttttaattatttttattgtaaaaccttaacaaacaaacatataaacattcttgacatgcaaacattctgtacatggtgtacaatcagtggcttacagtatcatcacatggttttgtattatttttttgaacatttgcatcactccagcaaaagaaataaaaaagaaaaaactcatacataccattccctttatccctccctctcattgaccactagtatttcaatctactctatttatttatttatttatttttgtatgctatatgtgcagggtcacatttcattttttctttttccacgtgaatatcctgttattgcagcactatttgttgaatttttgtttgttttttctttctttgtttggttggtttgttttttgggtgaagtgcatgggccaggaatcgaacccagatttcccacatggctggtgagaattctatcactgaactactcttgcaccccccaatctactcagtttattttaatctttgtttccctgttatttattttttgtccatatttttaactcatctgtacataccctcgataaaagtagcatcagacacaaggttttcacaatcagtcacattgtaaaagttatatttttatacactcgtcttcaagaatcaaggctactggaacacaactgtacagtctcaggtacttccctctagccactccagtacaccataaactcaaaaggggttatctatataatgtgtaagaataacctccaggataatctctgtactctaaaatctctcagccactgataactttattttgtctcatttctcttctcccccttttggttgagaaggttttttcaatcccttgatgccaggtcctggctcatcccaggatttctgtcccacgttgccagggagatttatacccctgggagtcacatcccgcATAGAGGGGGgcaggcaatgagttcacttgctgtgtggGCTGAgttagaggccacatctgagcaacaaaagaggttccttgggggtgactcttatgcctaattttaagtaggtttaacctgtcctttgcagggataagtttcatagggaagAACCCCAAGATCAGGTTCAGCCTCTTGATTTGGTTGTGCCCattgcttacaagaatatcagaaattctccaaatggggaagttgaatatattcccctttctccccattcccccaaggagactttgtaaatacttattattcactgtccaaatcactttgggatttattggggcatcacactaacctggacaaagcaacaaaatctcatgccgtaTTCAAAATTCCacgtgcttatggtgttcaactaaactgaccatacagttTGCACCCCCAATCTACTCAGCTTATTATAATCTTTgtttccctgttatttattttttatccatatttttaactcatctgtacataccctcgataaaagtagcatcagacacaaggtttctgattaaattaggaaatgcactaactagccaagatataaattttgcaacaaataaacatttctccctttagtctcacacagaagttgaagttttaaatgtggatgatatcatcctttacccagtcttctgatatatcttagtcctatccagatcatattcattcatatctctactcaatgtctgatcactttttcagctttttaaacagttcctgtatggggtactgctgactttcatagcttaagagctttaactctgagtctcaggtgtcacataaatacccaaagtttctgggaaagaccacattatatacaaacagctcagtatctgagaatttagaattaacagctACACCTCCTGAATATGTATGaatgctgtaaaagcttacaatctaggaccctttacaatataatatgccccaacctgatcCCATGCTCTCAAccttagttcactgaatttttatattatagttagtccatatgattgaggcatgataatatttgtctttttgtttctgacatttcattcaacatagagctctaaggttcattcatctagctgcatgcctcacaacttcattccttcttatgaccGCTCAGTAGTACATTGTacgtatacaccatagttcttGCTTCCATCCCTCATTCCTTGTATCCTTAGGtatctccattcattgtggatcatgaacaacactgctgccagagacaccagtgtatgaatgttcatttgtgtccccacactcagctacTCCAcatatatactgagcagtggggttTCAGGGTCATGTGGCAAaaccaccccagcctcctgtggaaccaccacactgccctccaaggggctccacctctcagtttccctgccgacagtgactaggtacatctctttctaaTGGaggacttttaaaattaaaaacaaggaaTTGCTTCTTAATGCCCAGTAAGAGGGCACATCTGTTAGGAAGTGCTCTCTTCAGCCTTAGAAGTGTTCAAGTAGAGGCTGCCCAGGCTGCAAAAGCTAGAATCTTGGACTGGGTAAGGTGTGTTGGAGTGAATGACCCTGAAGTCCCTTCCTGCTTAGAGCATCTCTGCTTGCTGGGAAATGGTAAAGAGATTTAGGTGTATTTCTCATGTTCTTGCTTCATACCTTTGCCATCTGATgtcaaatgattttcttttctagaCACTCTGACCTGGTCACAGCCAGAAACACTTGGAAACCCCCCATCTGCCCGGCATGGTCATGTGATGGTGGCAGCAGGAACAAAGCTTTTCATCCATGGAGGCTTGGCAGGGGACAGATTCTATGATGATCTTCATTGCATTGATATAAGTAAGTAGGTGGAAGGAATGGGGCTTAtctgtttaaaattaaataaaatgttttgttaGAATATAACCTTGCTCACAGGTGTGTATAATGAGTGGCTTGCAGAATCTTCACTGGGTTCTGCCAAGTGTGGCCTGAGTAACAATAAATGcaatcattttttgaacacttaCTAGGTACCCagccatttattattatttctgatcCTCCCaacaaattttctctttcattaaaatTCAGTATGCTTTGTGTTCCTGTTGGGTTTCTTTTAGGCGTTAGCCACTAGCCCTGTGCCTTTGAGCAGCATGGATAACTTTTAGAGTGTGTCTAGGGGTGGGCGACCAGAATTGCATGCTTGCCATGCTAAACATGgttgaaaacattgaaaaataggAGGATTAGGGAGAACATGAGAATTGCCTTTAAGTATCTGAAAATAGACGGATTAGGGAGAACATGAGAATTGTCTTTAAGTATCTGAAGGGCTGATATGTCTTTAAGAGCCTGGACTTATTTTGGATCATACCTTCACACTGTGAGCTCCATTAGGGCAGGGACtttgtcttctttgtttttctgtcacaGCCTCTGGCAGTAAGTGATTTGTTGAACCATAGTAGTGGACAGATGAACATGTTCCACATTGCTCCAAACCGCAGGAATTGAAACAGTGGGCAAAGGGCATGGGGAACTGCTGTGCTGTTTATTGGTTTACCTTGCCAAGAAGTGAGTTCTTTGGTTTGGTGACATCAGAGGCCAGGTGACCCTGGCTAGGATTCCTGCACCCGCTAGAATTTTGGTTGGACTGGGTGATCCTTCCCTCCAGTTTTGAGATGCTGGCTCCTCCCTTGCATAGACAGATGGAAACTATCTTCACAGAAGTGAAGTACAGGCAGTCAAATGgagttttaaagcttttttaaaaaaaatttttgctatttgtttctattttttaaaatttatttgtttattaatttaaaaagtttaacaaatgaactaaaacattaacatgtgatcattctgttctacatatataatcagtaatt of the Tamandua tetradactyla isolate mTamTet1 chromosome 2, mTamTet1.pri, whole genome shotgun sequence genome contains:
- the RABEPK gene encoding rab9 effector protein with kelch motifs isoform X2 → MDLETHQWNLATWEGLLPRYEHASFIPSCTPDSIWVFGGADQSGNRNCLQVLHPETRTWTTPEVTSSPPSPRTFHTSSAAIGNQLYVFGGGERGSQPVQDVKLHVFNANTLTWSQPETLGNPPSARHGHVMVAAGTKLFIHGGLAGDRFYDDLHCIDINDLKWQKLNPTGVAPTGCAAHSAVAVGKHVYVFGGMAPTGALDTMYQYHIENQHWTQLKFDTFLPPGRLDHSMCIIPWPVTCTPEEDSNSFTLNCEAEKGDLANKGVTQGGNSQESQSGTLLCFVFGGMNTEGEIYDDCIVTVVD
- the RABEPK gene encoding rab9 effector protein with kelch motifs isoform X1 is translated as MKLLPVLEPGDKPKKATWYTLTPPGHSPCARVGHSCSYLPPVGDAKRGKVFIVGGADPNRSFSDVHTMDLETHQWNLATWEGLLPRYEHASFIPSCTPDSIWVFGGADQSGNRNCLQVLHPETRTWTTPEVTSSPPSPRTFHTSSAAIGNQLYVFGGGERGSQPVQDVKLHVFNANTLTWSQPETLGNPPSARHGHVMVAAGTKLFIHGGLAGDRFYDDLHCIDINDLKWQKLNPTGVAPTGCAAHSAVAVGKHVYVFGGMAPTGALDTMYQYHIENQHWTQLKFDTFLPPGRLDHSMCIIPWPVTCTPEEDSNSFTLNCEAEKGDLANKGVTQGGNSQESQSGTLLCFVFGGMNTEGEIYDDCIVTVVD